The window GCCCGGGCCGGTCTCGTCGAGTACGGCGGCGCCGAGCCTGTGTCGATCAGCGATCAGCTCGACACCGACTTCCTCCAGGGGTTCCTGCGCAGCGCGGCCAACACGCGCCGGTCCACCAGCGCCAGCGGAACGTTCCGCCTCGACGGCAAGGGCGCCCGCGTCCCTCAGATGGACATCGCCGAGCAGCGCCGGTACGGAGCCGCGTTCCGTGGCCTTCAGGAGTTCGAGGAACGGGCGAGAAGGATCGCCGAACTGAGCCGCGACGCCGCCGCCCTGGCCCGCGACGGCCTCGCCAACGGCGCCCTGGAGCCAAACGGCTGAGCCCCCTCAGCGCAGGCACCGCTCCCGCATCAGACAGGAGCGGTGCTTCGGCGTGCCGCGAGAACGGTTCCGCACTCACCGTCGCTGACGACCCGGATCCGATCGTACGCATGCCGGTGTTCACGGGGTTCACCACAAGCATGACTGCGACCCATGTACACGCTTGATCCAAGCGGTTCGATGTGTTGACACAATCAACGGAGGGCTCGTACTGTCATTCGTGAGCCTCCGCTCGCTGACAGTCGGCGGGGGCGCGCCGTGATCCACACAGCTCTGTCCTTGGGGGGGGGACCATGCACGCCCGTACCAGAATCGCCGCCGCCCTCGTCGCCGTCGCCGTCGGCGCGCTCACCATCACCGCCTGCGACACCGGCAACACCGTCGTCGACAAGCCGAAGGAGCACGCCGCGGCCAAGGCGGACAGCGGCAAGGACGCCAAGAAGGGGAAGTCTTCCGACGCCGCCAAGGTTGGCGACACCCTCACCCTGAAGGGCTTCGAGAAGGGCAGCCAACTCGACGTCACGGTCGTCAAGATCGCCGACCCCGGCAAGCCGGCCGACGAGTTCACCGAGCCCGACGCCGGCAAGCGCTTCGTCGGCGTGCAGTTCCAGCTCGTCAACACCGGTAAGGCGGTCTACAGCGACAGCCCGTCCAACGGTGCCCAGGTCGCCGACAGCGAGGGCCA of the Streptomyces sp. NBC_01788 genome contains:
- a CDS encoding DUF4352 domain-containing protein; the protein is MHARTRIAAALVAVAVGALTITACDTGNTVVDKPKEHAAAKADSGKDAKKGKSSDAAKVGDTLTLKGFEKGSQLDVTVVKIADPGKPADEFTEPDAGKRFVGVQFQLVNTGKAVYSDSPSNGAQVADSEGQQFDSTFADITAGPSMSSSLKLKPGAKGLGWIVFEVPKASKLDAVQFTMDSGFADQTGEWKLK